From the genome of Equus przewalskii isolate Varuska unplaced genomic scaffold, EquPr2 ChrUn-7, whole genome shotgun sequence, one region includes:
- the LOC103560986 gene encoding T-cell surface glycoprotein CD1a-like isoform X1 gives MRFLQLSLLVILLPGCDNKDGFQEPISFEIIRIHTFYSRSWVQTLGSIWVDELQTHKWDSNSGNYVFLWPWSKGNFSNEEWIEQEKLCSTFSIQLIRAFQNRASQWQLEYPFEVQTTAGYELRFGETSVGFIRVAYQGSDFISFQNTSWLPSPQGGSRAQDACRLFNLNQVGLEIADRFLSDTCPRLLLGILDAGKADLQQQVKPEAWLSTGPSSGPGHLTLVCHVSGFHPKPIWVMWMQGEQEHPGTQRSDILPNADGTWYLRKSLDVEAIEAAGLSCHVRHSSLGGQDIILSWENDSSMGLIFAGVIVSLVLLTGLAFWLRKRRKPCATPRTPLPSQ, from the exons ATGCGGTTTCTGCAGCTTTCATTGCTAGTGATTCTCCTCCCAGGTTGTGACAATAAAGATG GCTTCCAGGAGCCGATCTCCTTCGAAATCATCCGGATCCATACCTTTTACAGCCGTTCCTGGGTACAAACTCTGGGCTCAATTTGGGTGGATGAGTTGCAGACTCATAAGTGGGACAGCAACTCAGGCAATTACGTTTTCCTGTGGCCATGGTCCAAGGGCAACTTCAGCAATGAGGAATGGATAGAACAAGAAAAGTTATGCTCTACGTTCTCCATTCAATTAATTCGGGCATTTCAGAACCGTGCCAGTCAATGGCAGCTTGAAT ATCCCTTTGAGGTACAGACAACAGCAGGTTATGAGCTGCGCTTTGGGGAAACTTCAGTAGGCTTCATACGGGTTGCTTATCAAGGATCAGATTTCATAAGCTTCCAGAACACTTCATGGTTGCCATCTCCACAGGGTGGAAGTAGGGCTCAGGATGCCTGTAGACTATTCAATTTGAATCAAGTCGGCCTAGAAATAGCAGACAGGTTCCTCAGTGACACCTGCCCACGTCTCCTCCTGGGAATTCTTGATGCGGGGAAGGCAGATCTCCAGCAACAAG TAAAGCCAGAGGCCTGGCTGTCCACAGGCCCCAGTTCCGGTCCTGGCCATCTGACGCTTGTTTGTCATGTCTCTGGCTTCCATCCGAAGCCTATTTGGGTGATGTGGATGCAGGGCGAGCAGGAGCATCCTGGCACTCAGCGAAGTGACATCTTGCCCAATGCAGATGGGACATGGTATCTTCGGAAGTCCTTGGATGTGGAAGCCATTGAGGCAGCTGGCCTGTCTTGTCACGTGAGACACAGCAGTCTAGGAGGCCAGGACATCATCCTCTCCTGGG AAAATGACAGCTCCATGGGCTTGATCTTCGCGGGAGTGATAGTGTCCCTGGTCCTTCTGACAGGTCTGGCATTTTGGCTTAGGAAACGCCG GAAACCCTGTGCAACTCCAAGAACTCCTCTCCCTTCACAATGA
- the LOC103560986 gene encoding T-cell surface glycoprotein CD1a-like isoform X2, with translation MRFLQLSLLVILLPGCDNKDGFQEPISFEIIRIHTFYSRSWVQTLGSIWVDELQTHKWDSNSGNYVFLWPWSKGNFSNEEWIEQEKLCSTFSIQLIRAFQNRASQWQLEYPFEVQTTAGYELRFGETSVGFIRVAYQGSDFISFQNTSWLPSPQGGSRAQDACRLFNLNQVGLEIADRFLSDTCPRLLLGILDAGKADLQQQDGTWYLRKSLDVEAIEAAGLSCHVRHSSLGGQDIILSWENDSSMGLIFAGVIVSLVLLTGLAFWLRKRRKPCATPRTPLPSQ, from the exons ATGCGGTTTCTGCAGCTTTCATTGCTAGTGATTCTCCTCCCAGGTTGTGACAATAAAGATG GCTTCCAGGAGCCGATCTCCTTCGAAATCATCCGGATCCATACCTTTTACAGCCGTTCCTGGGTACAAACTCTGGGCTCAATTTGGGTGGATGAGTTGCAGACTCATAAGTGGGACAGCAACTCAGGCAATTACGTTTTCCTGTGGCCATGGTCCAAGGGCAACTTCAGCAATGAGGAATGGATAGAACAAGAAAAGTTATGCTCTACGTTCTCCATTCAATTAATTCGGGCATTTCAGAACCGTGCCAGTCAATGGCAGCTTGAAT ATCCCTTTGAGGTACAGACAACAGCAGGTTATGAGCTGCGCTTTGGGGAAACTTCAGTAGGCTTCATACGGGTTGCTTATCAAGGATCAGATTTCATAAGCTTCCAGAACACTTCATGGTTGCCATCTCCACAGGGTGGAAGTAGGGCTCAGGATGCCTGTAGACTATTCAATTTGAATCAAGTCGGCCTAGAAATAGCAGACAGGTTCCTCAGTGACACCTGCCCACGTCTCCTCCTGGGAATTCTTGATGCGGGGAAGGCAGATCTCCAGCAACAAG ATGGGACATGGTATCTTCGGAAGTCCTTGGATGTGGAAGCCATTGAGGCAGCTGGCCTGTCTTGTCACGTGAGACACAGCAGTCTAGGAGGCCAGGACATCATCCTCTCCTGGG AAAATGACAGCTCCATGGGCTTGATCTTCGCGGGAGTGATAGTGTCCCTGGTCCTTCTGACAGGTCTGGCATTTTGGCTTAGGAAACGCCG GAAACCCTGTGCAACTCCAAGAACTCCTCTCCCTTCACAATGA